In uncultured Bacteroides sp., one genomic interval encodes:
- the ilvB gene encoding biosynthetic-type acetolactate synthase large subunit — protein sequence MDKQLITGSEALIRSLIKEGVDTIFGYPGGAIMPVYDCLYDHKQELNHVLTRHEQGATHSAQGYARVSGKVGVCVVTSGPGATNAITGIGDAMLDSTPLVVIAGQVGSALLGSDAFQEIDLVSLTQPITKWSYQIRRPEDIAWAVARAFYIAKSGRPGPVVLDFTKNAQLAKFEYVPHTVDFIRSYQPVVDIDEEAVCAAAQLINFAKKPLALVGQGVELGGAQKELLEFLEKADIPAGKTLLGLSALPTAHPLNKGMLGMHGNLGPNVKTNECDVLIAIGMRFDDRVTGDLHTYAKQAKVIHFDIDPAEINKNVKATVAVVGDCKTTLAAVTEQLKKNEHKEWIDSFKESEETEYNSVIKGELNPAEGPITMGEVVDKISKATNHEAVLVTDVGQNQMIAARYFQFTKSRSVVTSGGLGTMGFGLPAAIGAAFGAPDRTICLFCGDGGLQMTIQELGTIMETGAPVKIILLNNNFLGMVRQWQELFFHERYSSTPMRNPDYMKIASAYGIKGRSVYLRDQLDGAIKEMLQTEGPYLLEVGVIEKGMVYPMTPAGATVTNMLLGY from the coding sequence ATGGATAAACAACTTATTACCGGTTCGGAGGCATTAATCCGTTCTCTGATAAAAGAGGGAGTAGATACCATATTCGGTTATCCCGGTGGGGCTATTATGCCTGTTTATGATTGTTTATATGATCATAAACAAGAATTAAATCATGTTCTGACTCGTCATGAACAAGGTGCAACTCATTCAGCGCAAGGATATGCACGAGTCTCCGGGAAAGTTGGGGTATGCGTTGTTACCAGCGGACCAGGTGCAACCAATGCCATTACCGGAATTGGAGATGCTATGCTCGATAGTACACCATTGGTTGTTATCGCAGGTCAGGTAGGTTCAGCTTTGTTAGGCTCCGATGCTTTTCAGGAAATTGATTTGGTGAGTTTAACTCAGCCTATCACAAAGTGGAGTTATCAGATTCGACGCCCGGAAGATATTGCCTGGGCAGTAGCTCGTGCTTTTTATATAGCTAAGAGCGGAAGACCGGGACCGGTAGTTCTGGACTTTACAAAGAATGCTCAGTTGGCAAAATTTGAATATGTACCTCATACAGTAGATTTTATTCGCAGTTATCAACCTGTTGTTGATATCGATGAAGAAGCTGTTTGCGCGGCAGCTCAACTTATAAATTTTGCAAAGAAACCATTGGCTTTGGTTGGTCAGGGTGTGGAACTTGGCGGTGCTCAGAAAGAACTTTTAGAGTTCCTTGAAAAAGCAGATATCCCTGCCGGGAAAACATTGTTGGGACTTTCAGCATTGCCAACCGCTCATCCTTTGAATAAAGGAATGCTTGGTATGCATGGTAATCTGGGACCGAATGTGAAAACCAATGAATGTGATGTTCTTATTGCAATTGGTATGCGTTTTGACGACCGCGTTACAGGTGACTTACATACTTATGCTAAGCAGGCAAAAGTTATTCATTTTGATATTGATCCTGCAGAGATAAATAAGAACGTTAAAGCAACAGTGGCTGTAGTAGGAGACTGTAAAACAACGCTGGCTGCAGTAACAGAACAACTGAAAAAGAACGAGCACAAGGAATGGATTGACAGCTTTAAAGAAAGCGAAGAAACTGAATACAATTCTGTTATCAAAGGAGAGTTGAACCCTGCTGAAGGTCCTATTACTATGGGGGAAGTTGTTGATAAGATATCGAAAGCAACCAATCACGAAGCTGTGTTGGTTACAGATGTTGGTCAGAATCAGATGATTGCTGCAAGATATTTCCAGTTCACAAAGAGTAGAAGCGTTGTAACTTCGGGCGGATTAGGAACAATGGGCTTCGGGCTTCCGGCTGCTATTGGTGCAGCATTTGGTGCACCCGACAGAACCATTTGTCTGTTCTGTGGTGACGGAGGATTGCAAATGACTATTCAGGAATTGGGAACCATTATGGAAACAGGTGCTCCTGTGAAGATTATTCTGCTGAATAATAACTTCCTGGGTATGGTACGTCAGTGGCAGGAACTGTTCTTCCACGAACGTTATTCTTCCACCCCTATGAGAAACCCTGATTATATGAAGATAGCTTCTGCTTATGGAATAAAGGGCAGATCAGTTTATTTGCGCGATCAATTAGATGGAGCAATTAAGGAAATGTTGCAGACGGAGGGTCCTTACCTTCTTGAAGTAGGGGTGATAGAAAAAGGAATGGTTTATCCGATGACACCAGCCGGTGCAACGGTTACTAACATGTTGTTGGGATACTAA
- the ilvN gene encoding acetolactate synthase small subunit produces MNKKLYTINVYSENMAGLLNQVTTIFTRRQLNIETLSVSASSIEGIHKYTITVHTDASTIEKVTKQIEKRIDVMQAHYYTDDQIIFQEVALYKVPALALLGSNQVEKIVRKHNARILEVNQTYAVIELTGHPEETQALYDELMPMGLWQFVRSGRIAITKSPVERLSNFLALVESRKGKNGAE; encoded by the coding sequence ATGAATAAGAAATTATATACAATCAACGTTTATTCAGAAAATATGGCCGGATTGTTGAATCAGGTAACAACTATTTTTACACGCCGACAGCTGAATATTGAGACTTTAAGCGTATCAGCCTCCTCTATTGAAGGTATTCATAAATATACAATTACTGTTCATACGGATGCCAGTACGATAGAAAAGGTTACTAAGCAGATTGAGAAACGTATTGATGTGATGCAGGCTCATTATTATACTGACGATCAGATTATCTTTCAGGAAGTGGCGCTTTACAAAGTTCCGGCTTTAGCCTTGTTGGGTAGCAATCAGGTAGAGAAAATTGTTCGTAAACATAATGCACGTATTCTTGAAGTAAACCAAACCTATGCTGTTATTGAACTAACCGGTCATCCCGAGGAAACGCAGGCTTTGTATGATGAGCTAATGCCTATGGGATTATGGCAGTTTGTACGTTCGGGACGTATTGCTATTACTAAAAGTCCGGTAGAGCGTCTAAGTAATTTCTTAGCTTTGGTTGAAAGTAGAAAAGGTAAAAATGGAGCAGAATAA
- a CDS encoding acyl-ACP thioesterase domain-containing protein, with amino-acid sequence MEQNKVGHYNFVAEPFHVDFSGHLTMGVLGNHLLNCAGFHSTDRGFGIANLNEAHYTWVLSRLAVELDEMPYQYKKFSISTWVENVYRLFTDRNFEILDEDGRTIGYARSVWAMISQQTRKPADLLTLHGGSIVDYVCDKECPIEKPSRIKVDDCEPDTTYEAKYSDIDINGHVNSIKYIERVLDLFPLDMYKEKRIKRFEVAYIAESYYGDTLSFYKQKINENEYNVEIKKNGGEVVCRSKMIFIN; translated from the coding sequence ATGGAGCAGAATAAAGTAGGACATTATAATTTTGTAGCAGAACCCTTCCATGTAGATTTCTCCGGACATCTTACAATGGGCGTATTGGGTAATCATTTACTAAATTGTGCAGGATTTCATTCCACAGACCGGGGATTTGGCATTGCCAATCTTAATGAGGCTCATTATACATGGGTACTTTCCCGACTGGCTGTTGAATTGGATGAAATGCCTTATCAATATAAGAAGTTCAGCATTAGTACATGGGTAGAAAATGTATATCGTCTTTTTACAGATCGTAATTTTGAAATTTTGGATGAAGACGGACGCACCATCGGCTATGCTCGCTCTGTATGGGCTATGATTAGTCAGCAGACACGAAAACCGGCCGACTTGCTTACTCTTCACGGTGGAAGTATTGTTGATTATGTTTGTGATAAGGAATGTCCCATCGAGAAACCTAGTCGGATTAAAGTAGATGATTGTGAGCCCGATACAACTTATGAGGCAAAATATAGTGATATTGATATTAACGGACATGTAAACAGTATCAAGTATATTGAGCGTGTTCTTGATCTTTTTCCGCTTGATATGTATAAAGAAAAACGGATAAAACGTTTTGAAGTTGCATACATTGCGGAAAGTTATTACGGAGATACTCTTTCGTTCTATAAACAGAAGATAAACGAAAACGAGTATAACGTTGAAATAAAAAAGAATGGCGGCGAGGTAGTTTGCCGTAGTAAAATGATATTTATTAATTAG
- the ilvC gene encoding ketol-acid reductoisomerase — protein MAQMNFGGVVENVVTREEFPLEKAREVLKNEIIAVIGYGVQGPGQSLNLRDNGFNVIVGQRKGGKTWEKAVADGWVPGETLFDIDEACQRGTIIQYLLSDAAQIEVWPTVKKNLTPGKALYFSHGFGITYKERTGIVPPADVDVILVAPKGSGTSLRTMFLEGRGLNSSYAIFQDATGHAFDRVVALGIGVGSGYLFETTFKREVYSDLTGERGTLMGAIQGLLLAQYETLRENGHTPSEAFNETVEELTQSLMPLFAKNGMDWMYANCSTTAQRGALDWMGPFHDATKPVFEKLYSEVKCGNEAQRSIDTNSKPDYRAGLDAELKALRESEMWQAGAVVRKLRPENN, from the coding sequence ATGGCACAAATGAATTTTGGCGGTGTTGTTGAAAATGTAGTAACCCGCGAAGAATTTCCTTTAGAAAAAGCACGTGAAGTCTTGAAAAATGAAATCATTGCAGTGATTGGTTATGGTGTTCAGGGACCTGGACAATCATTGAACTTAAGAGACAATGGTTTTAATGTAATCGTTGGCCAACGTAAAGGTGGCAAAACTTGGGAAAAAGCTGTTGCTGACGGATGGGTTCCAGGAGAAACTTTGTTTGATATAGACGAAGCTTGCCAACGTGGTACTATTATTCAGTATCTTCTTTCAGATGCTGCTCAGATTGAAGTGTGGCCTACAGTAAAGAAGAACCTTACTCCAGGTAAAGCTCTTTATTTCTCTCATGGCTTTGGTATTACTTACAAGGAAAGAACAGGCATTGTTCCTCCAGCAGATGTAGACGTAATTCTTGTTGCTCCTAAAGGATCTGGTACATCACTTCGTACAATGTTCCTTGAAGGTCGTGGCTTGAACTCTTCTTATGCTATCTTCCAGGATGCAACAGGTCATGCATTCGATCGTGTTGTTGCTCTAGGTATCGGTGTAGGTTCAGGTTATTTGTTCGAAACAACATTTAAACGTGAAGTTTACTCTGACTTAACTGGCGAACGTGGTACTTTGATGGGTGCTATTCAAGGTTTACTTCTTGCTCAATATGAAACATTGCGTGAAAACGGACATACTCCATCTGAAGCTTTCAATGAAACAGTTGAAGAACTTACTCAGTCATTGATGCCACTTTTTGCAAAGAATGGTATGGACTGGATGTACGCAAACTGTTCAACTACTGCTCAACGTGGTGCTCTCGACTGGATGGGCCCATTCCACGATGCAACAAAACCTGTTTTTGAGAAATTGTATTCAGAAGTTAAGTGTGGTAACGAAGCTCAACGTTCAATTGATACAAACTCTAAACCAGACTACCGTGCAGGTTTGGATGCTGAATTGAAAGCTCTTCGTGAAAGCGAAATGTGGCAAGCTGGTGCTGTTGTACGTAAATTACGTCCTGAAAACAACTAA
- a CDS encoding M48 family metallopeptidase, producing the protein MKRLKTFPAILLLVMFISACSTVALTGRKQLLLVSDSEVLSLSSTSFKEYMATAKVSTNKTNSAMVTRVGKNIAAAVESYLKSQGLSSEIQNFAWEFYLVKDTSANAFCMPGGKIVVNEGILPYTKTEAGLAIVVGHEVAHAVAKHSAERMSQQMVAQYGGQALGVLLSKKSSTTQTLAQQVFGLGANYGVMLPYSRKNENEADRMGLIFSAMAGYDPQAAITFWQSMSQGGTSVPEFFSTHPSDVTRIANIRKVMPEALKYYKK; encoded by the coding sequence ATGAAAAGATTAAAAACATTTCCGGCAATTTTGCTTCTTGTAATGTTTATAAGTGCATGTAGCACTGTAGCATTAACAGGTCGTAAACAACTTCTTTTAGTGTCAGACTCAGAAGTATTGAGTTTAAGTAGCACAAGCTTTAAGGAATATATGGCAACGGCCAAAGTTTCCACCAATAAAACAAATTCAGCAATGGTGACTCGTGTAGGTAAAAACATAGCCGCAGCGGTTGAGTCTTACCTGAAATCGCAAGGGTTATCTTCCGAAATTCAGAATTTTGCATGGGAGTTTTATTTGGTGAAAGATACTTCTGCGAATGCATTCTGCATGCCTGGAGGTAAAATTGTTGTTAATGAAGGAATACTTCCTTATACTAAAACAGAAGCCGGACTCGCCATTGTTGTAGGTCATGAAGTTGCTCATGCTGTAGCAAAACACTCTGCAGAACGTATGAGTCAGCAAATGGTTGCTCAATATGGCGGCCAGGCATTAGGTGTTTTGTTATCTAAGAAATCTTCAACAACACAGACATTGGCTCAGCAAGTATTCGGATTAGGGGCAAATTATGGTGTGATGCTACCTTATTCCAGAAAGAATGAAAATGAAGCTGACAGAATGGGACTTATTTTTTCTGCAATGGCAGGTTATGACCCTCAGGCAGCAATTACTTTCTGGCAGAGTATGAGTCAGGGTGGAACATCAGTTCCTGAGTTCTTTAGTACTCACCCTTCCGATGTTACTCGTATTGCCAATATAAGGAAAGTAATGCCCGAAGCTTTGAAGTATTATAAGAAGTAA